The sequence CTACTCCGCCGGAGCCGCCCGCCGTCAGGTGACGCGGCCTCCCGAGCCCCGCCCTCTCTAGCCCCGCCCTCGGCCGGTAACGGCTTTTCGATTGGCCTACTTCAAGTCTCGCGTGGGTTTGCGGAGGGAGGCAGACGGTAGTGTGTAGTGGACGGGACGGGGCGAGACCGGTCCTGCGACGCCACGGGCTACGGTCAGCGGGAAGCGAAGCTGTGTTTGGGGGAGATCGCAGCAGAAGGAGCAGCCATAGAGCGCTGGGCTCGTTCACCTCGCCGGGACCGGCGCACCCTCGTGTGCACTTGCGCAGAAGCAAGACCAGGATTGGCTTGTGGGACGCTCTCATTTTCTTGTTGCGACCAATCCGGACGCGCCGGGGGCGGGTCTTAGCGCTCGGACAGTCTGCGTTTCGGCGCGCATTTCTTCCTGCGATGGAGTCGGAGCTGGTACGGCGCCTCGCCCCGCGCCTCGGTCTTGCTGAGCCGGGTGTCCTGAGGTGAGTGCGGCCGTTCGTGCTGGGATACGTCCCTGCCCCGCGGCCCTGGATCCTCCCCCCCATGGCGACGCTGGAGGGACTGGCGGTGCGGGAATGACCGCACACGGGTCTGAGCGAGACTCGGGCGGCCCCACCGCGAGAAAAACTTTCAGGCTTGTGGGGTGACTTGAGAGCGCGTTCGTAGCCATCTACTCTGTGGGATGCGCTGCGGTCGGAAAAGGAACCAGTCAGGGTGAACTCTGGTCATATCTCAGGCTCGAGAACCTGTTTTATGGCGGTGAGCCCGTCACGCGCAGACCCTGTTGGATATGACTGTAAATGGCAAGAGTCGGGTAGAATACAGTACAGAGTGAAAAGCTGGAATAAGAAGTAGGGCATACGAACTCAGAAAAGGTTCCGATGGCTTTGAGGCTGGTTTGTTAGATAGTGCCACGCGTGGAAAAATGTGTCACGAGTGGCCCAGAACGCCTCGGTCTTCAGAAGCCCTGTGACTGGGAAGATCGGTGTATGATTTGTCGTTGGAAGTGAAGCTATTGCAGGCAGACGGATAGAGCAGAACCAGGCCACGAATCTCAGCACCCAGTGAggtgagggaagggggagaaaggaacaCTGAAATAGATGTGAAGATGGGACTGTAATTATTTAAATGGGGGACTGTAAAATGTGGCCCCGAACCCGCCGCAGCAGCAATGTCATCTTGTTAAACGTTCATAGGCCTCATCCCTGGGCTACTGGTCAGAAATGGGATGGGACTCAGAACTGTTTACACTACCCTCCAAAACTGAGAACCActtcaaggaagagaaagaatttgaTTTGCTCTAACCTGCCTGCGTTCTCCTCTGTGTACTTCTTCAAGTAATGTTAGAAGAAGAGGGGTTGTTTGGGGAGACTTGAATTCACTATTCTTTAAAAACGCTTGGACACAGCTAGGTCTGGAGTCATTTTGGTTCTATCTGTAGAACTTCCCTCTCCAAAGGATGTGTATGTATTCTAGGCCCCAAATGAACATGCGCAGAAGTTAGATGGGGTATGAGTCCTCCGTGCTGCATTCAGTTCTTTGCCTTAGTATTGGACTGAGTTCTGGAACAATCTTAGTGAACGTACTGCATTTCtacccaggaaagcagaagagtaCTTGCGGCTGTCCAAGGTGAAGTGCACGGGTCTGTCTGCACACAGCTCGGAAACCAGCAGTGCTGTCATATGCCTCGACCTTGCCGCTGCCTGCATGGAGTGCCCCTTGGATAGAGTACGTGCCTCCATATGACATGTGAACCATCTGATGGCGCTCAGGCTTCTTTGTTCCATTTTCATCTTCTTGGGGGTGGCTTTTCATGGTGCTGTGATAAATCACCCCAGTAAAAGCTCACGGAGAGGGTTTCTAGCTCTTAACTAAGGGTACAATCTGTCCTGGCACAGAAATCGAAGGACTTGACTAATCTACATGACAGCTATAGCCATGAAGCAGAAATCAGTGAATCATTGTACCtggttcactttctcctttttacacagtccaggatcctGTGGCAGGAAAGtataccacccacagtgagcatATCTTCCCACGTCAATTAATCGAGTTACATAATCCCcctagacatgcccacaggttcTTCTTCTTCCCTGATATTCTGGATCTCAACTGTTGAAAGTTGAACCAGGCCGTCTCAAAATCCTTAATGTTTTAGGGTTTTAGAGTCAGGAAGAGTCATGTGTTGGAACCAAATGTTAGTACTATTTACTAGCTCTGTGAGCTGCCAGTTTCTTCCATAaagtgaagattaaaaaaaaagtcttagccgggcggtggtggcgcacgcctttaatcccagcacttgggaggcagaggcaggcggatctctgtgagttcgagaccagcctggtctacagagctagttccaggacaggctccaaagccacagagaaaccctgtctcgaaaaaaaacaaaaaaacaaaaaaacaaacaaaaaaaagtctttcaCTGGATAATTGTTGTGGCTcgattaaaaaaatctctttgtgTAATGTGTCTAACAGTACTTGTGTCGTCATTGATGTGTTCCTTAAAGTTCTGTTCACTTTCTGTCGCTATCCAACGCTTTGATCTCTTTTTACCCTGACCCCAAGCTGTAATAGTGacttgtagttttgtttttgtttttgtttttgtttttgtttttttttggtttttcgagacagggtttctctgtagctttggagcctgtcctggaactccctttgtagaccaggctggcctcgaactcacagagatccgcctgcctctgcctcccaagtgctaggattacaggcatgcgccactaccgcccggcttgaCTTGTAGTTTTGTAAATGCacactcctcccaccccacccccggatTCTTTTCTGACAAGttccttttttgtcttaatgtGATTCTGCTTTCTCCCCTGACTCCCCCAAATTGAGTTGGTGCCCTACTGTGGTGGGGTCTCCTGctcttcccccctttcttccAGACACACACCTTCCTCACTCTTCCCCATATTCCCTTATTTCCCCAGTAATTGCACATTTCCACCAAAGTCACACATGTATGTCTCCCTCTGATATTTTGCACAGCTTAGACagtatttaatcatttttaaatcatttgtaCGCATGCATGATTATACTCTTCTGTAGTATGAGTTCTTTGAAATAGTAGTCTGCTTGACATGCTTGTGGGTTTCTGAGTTAAATAACATTAGTACATAATACCACTTAACAAATATCTAAGGATAATAATACATTGAacttaaaatttgtgtgtttttcctttcaaagGCTTATTTAATTAAGCTGTCTGGCTTGAACAAGAAGATGTATCAGAGCTGTCTTAAATCTTTTGAGTGTTTACTGGGATTAAATTCAAATATTGGAATTAGAGACCTAGCTGTACAGTTCGGCTGCACAGAAGCAGTGAACATGGCTTCAAAGATACTTCAAAGGTATGtgtaatttttaacatttatttattttgtgtgagtaagtgttcacctgcatgtatgtctgtatactacatgtgtgcctggtgccctcaagtcagaagagggcactgggtcccgtAGACTGGAGTTGTGGATGagtgggagccaccatgtgaatgctgagaattgaacccaggtgctcagcaagagcagcaagtactcttaaccactgagccatctctccagctcctaaagaaatagtttttaaaaagtatctgagTCAGTTGTTATAGCACAGCAACAAGCAAATGGTAGCAATAGGTCAGGACAATTCAAGTCGGAAGCCAGGTGGAACTACACCTaagttttgtttctaaattgCTTCATTGCATTTTGAGCCCCTTTGAAATAATACTCCCTGACAACTAATTCACAAACATTGTTTCTCCTAGCTATGAGTCTAGTCTTGCGGAAACACAGCGAGCAGATCTCGACTTGTCCAGGCCGCTCTTCACCACTGCTGCGCTACTTTCAGCGTGCAAGTAAGTGGGCTGTGGGCGGGGAGGGGCTGCTGTGGgcatttgagacagagttttgctgtggatcctaggctggccttaaacttatggaaatcttcctgcctcctactCCCAAAATGCTGAGATCTCAAGTGTGTGTGCCTCAACGCCTCGCTCCAGTCTGAGTGTTCTTTTACCATTGGGAAATGTTGCCAGGATGTGAGTTTTTCATTCcggaaaaatgtttataattccaCTGACCTCAGCTCAGCACACTGTCTACTATAAACCTGTGATGCTGTGGTTTGTGGCCCGGTGTTCAGATTTTTGGTTACTTGGTAATATAGCTGCCAACTTAGAACTAGTGTTTCACAAAGTTTACTTTCCAAGTGGCAACCCTGTATATAAGTAAGCAAGGTAGTCTCATTTCAAACCCTACTTTTCGTAAGTGATAAAAATCTGTCAGTACAGTGGTCATGTTTGATTTCCCAGGCATATTGTTTAAAAAGTATTGCCTATAACTGTTCATCTGCatataaaacatttcagaaataaattctTATGTTTGAATCATCAAAATATTTAGTTATCAGTATACATACTGAATTATTACCATGAAAtactaataattttttataaCTTTGATGTTATTTCACCTTTTGAGAGAACTTTCTACATAAAAATTATGTAGAAGTCTATTAAAGAATGTCACTATCTAGTCACTAATTTTGACATGTTTGGCTTGATTAGCAGTATACCTAGAAGTGATCATTCACAGCCAATATCCTTTCAATTCAACGAGGATATTTGATTGTACAAGAAAGGAATGTAGTTGATGTtacaaaaaaactgaaagaactcCACTTTTAGAATTATATTAAATTCAGCAAGAAATGGTCAGTTGtcttgaagtgtgtgtgtatgtgtatatgtgctgcttGTGGAGCCCAAAAGAGGgcacctggagttacaggtgactgtgagctaccacgtgggtgctggaattgaacccaggccttctagtgctcttaactactgagccatctctccagccccagttgttttgctctgtttttaatTGCTTGCTCTAGAGGAATATGAGTAGGGTTTTGGGTTTTGGCAGTGGGGCAAAGTGATATGACATTcctgtataaataaatagaaacattctCAAAGCAAGTTGAACACTTAAAGACATTATAAGTCCATTCTGCACATTGGTAACATCTAAGAGGCATGAAGCTCTACAAGAGATGTCTTTATTTGCCCCATTTATTGCAGAACAGATGCACTTTAGTTCTTGGTTCAATCAGAGAGCAAAGGTATGAGCTTCTAGCTAATGATATTTGGGATAGAGGAAAACCTAGACAGCTGGAGAATCTTAGTAAAATGTAGGCAATGGGTAATAAATTTGTAATCTGATTAACTTAACAAGGAAATTGGTGatattgaaaaaaacaaatttataaaattattttttagaatcCTGAAGCTAAAAGTGGATAAAACGAAAATGATAACTACATCTGGTGTGAAAAAAGCAATATTTGATCGTCTGTGTAAGCAGTTAGAGAAGACTGGGCAGCAGATTAACAGTGAGTATTCTCAAGTTGAAAATGCTGGTTTATGAATTTGTTAGTGAGGAAATTGACATGTCAGTTCTTCAAATACAATGGTTTAGTACATTAAAAATTATGCTTCTACAAATCTGTGCCTGGAAAATAGAAACATGAGTGTCCAAGCAgctgtcccagcactcagggtgcaggcgcaggcagatgtctgtgtttgaggccagcctggtctacataatgagttccaggtcagccagcactgcatagtgaaaccctatcacaaaacaaagaaacttcagTGTTAAACACCAGCCTCTGAGTTCCATAATAGGATGGAAGTGATTCTCATGTATAACAAGAGAAACacccagaaaaaaagaggagCAAGGTTATCtgcctttccttcatttctctcacTCCTATtggttttgcatttctctggtttAACTAAGGACCTATATaaccaaataataaaattgaataaaaaaattaaccttgAAACCACTTTTTCTGAAAGGAGACTCTGGAGATTTAACGAgtccagcactgaaaaaaaagaagatattgaTTGAACCACCAGCAAAAGGTACGGCATGCTAGTTGTCCTGGTACTGAAATTGGTGCTGTGTGATTTCTGCAGTGAGCAATCCTGTGACATTCCTAGTTTACATGATAAGAGCCAGCACTAGAGAAAAGCCTAACCACTAACTATCTCTTGATAAGATCTGTTtttcaagccaggtgtggttgtACACACCTGTCATCCTAGCGCTCTGAAGATAGACACAAGAGGATGGCTATAAATTCAAGGACagttggtctatatagtgaattccatgCCAGCATGGGTGATACATTAATACCATTTACAGCcttttaagcaaaaataaaatggaagtaaaaGAAGTGTAGGTAAAAATATATCTaatgtgagccgggcggtggtggcgcacgcctttaatcccagcactcgggaggcagaggcaggcggatctctgtgagttcgagaccagcctggtctacagagctagttccaggacaggctccaaagccacagagaaaccctgtctcaaaaaaccaaaaaaaaaaaaaaaaaaaaaaaaaaaaaaaaaaaaaatatatatatatatatatatatatataatgtggccaaaaaataaaaatttgcctAATGTTTAAAAGTACATTCCGCACaagcatggtgatacacacctttaatcccagcactcacaggcagaggcaggcagatctctgagttcaaggccagcctggtctacagagcaagttctagaccacACGTGTATGAATGTGGGTAGCTAAGCTGCCTGAGTTTATATCCTGCTTTGTGTCTGACAGAATCTTTTGGcagataaaataaagtttaaacagAGACTGACTTGTAAATTGGGCAGCACCAAACCCAAAACTGGTTCAGAGAAGTCCATCTCATAGTTGAACAGTAAGTCTTGATAGACTGAACCTAAAAGGAGAACAGAAAAGATCTGATTGAGTCAGACTactcatttcctttatttaagTGCGTTCTAATGTGAGGAGATCCCTATTTGgataataagaaaagtaacttttGTGATTGGCTactttttttccctaaaaatgtattttcaagttCAGTTCTAATTACTTACATAGGAACTCTAGTTACAAAGACAATCTGATATTAATGGCCTCCTTTTTAATTGCTTAACAATACCCACTCGCTGTGTACATTTGAAAAGGTAACACAATTCCAACAAACTTCAGTTTCCTAATCTGTAATACCTGATTAATGTTAGCACCTACTGTATACTGTTCATGATGGGATTACTTATATACAAACTGTTCAGTGTCTTAGAACACTTggcatgtaaaagaaaagaaagaaaagtgaacgCTGCCATGTTAGATTTCACCTTAGGGTCTCATTCTTTTACCCTAATTGaagtaaatacttttaatttttacttttatgccATTTGTAAATATAAGTTTGAAATTACTTTTGATAACTTTGCCTTACAGAACTCGAAGACGTAATAGAAACCCCACATAAACCACCGAAAGATGAAAGTCTGACACAGGATtatgaagaatggaaaaggaagattTTGGAAAATGCTGCCAAAGCTCAAACAGCAACAGCAGAGTGATTTCCATTCCACTGCCATCCTGTGCAGAGTGGAAGGCGAAGGGCAGTCTTGTCTAAACTTGTATACCAGGAATGCTGAGGATTGTCTCAATATGGAGGACACATGGAACTAGATCACCCATACCACCTCCGTAGACTCAGGTCTGTCTCCTCCTGTGGGATGGATTGGGACCATTTGCTTCTCTGTTAAGCTTAAGGAAGTCTCTGACTTCACCTAGAATGTACATTTCAAGCCGAAAGGTGGAACAGATATTTtacctgtttattttatttcactaaatCAGTGTTATACAGCCTaagttaataaatgtttattttttttaacatttatttgctttattttatgtttataagcattttgcctgcatatatgtttgtgcaccacatgtgtgcctggtgccagttGAGTCCAGAAAAGGATGCCAGGTCTGCtaagactagagttacagacagtgagctgccatgttggtgctgggactcaaactccggtgctcttaaccactgaaccatctctccagcccaataaatgttatttttatatgcatttcaGTTGCAGTCCTCAGCTTTGAGTAATCTTCATTAAGCCAACAATCTGTATCTactcaaatgaagaaaaagcccATGTGCACTGAGCCCTACTATTTCTGGAACCCAGACTCAGACTTCCTGGGTTTAAGACCCACTCTGCTTTGCCACTTGAACAAATAGAATTAACTTCTGTTTGATCTATCTATAAACTGGAAACTAAAAGGTACTGCTTTGACTATGGATGTGTCTCAGTTGCTATGGTGACTGCCATGCTCGAAGACCTGG comes from Microtus ochrogaster isolate Prairie Vole_2 unplaced genomic scaffold, MicOch1.0 UNK15, whole genome shotgun sequence and encodes:
- the Orc6 gene encoding origin recognition complex subunit 6, which translates into the protein MESELVRRLAPRLGLAEPGVLRKAEEYLRLSKVKCTGLSAHSSETSSAVICLDLAAACMECPLDRAYLIKLSGLNKKMYQSCLKSFECLLGLNSNIGIRDLAVQFGCTEAVNMASKILQSYESSLAETQRADLDLSRPLFTTAALLSACKILKLKVDKTKMITTSGVKKAIFDRLCKQLEKTGQQINRDSGDLTSPALKKKKILIEPPAKELEDVIETPHKPPKDESLTQDYEEWKRKILENAAKAQTATAE